Below is a genomic region from Cottoperca gobio chromosome 24, fCotGob3.1, whole genome shotgun sequence.
TGGAGTCTATTTTGTAGAGAAACATATGTGTATGTACTAtttgaaatcaaaatgaaaatgaaacctGCTTGAAAGAAGAGTTCCTAATACACCTATTTGTTTTCTTAGATGAGAATATCGATGCCACCCTCGTGTGTACGGTTAAAAGAAAGTATCCAGGAGACGGTACACTTGCTTAGATTTGAAACAGccgggaaacagctagcctggctctggcCGAAGCTAACAAGTGCGTTGTGACCGAACAATTTGTTCAGAAGAACGAATGTTATGGGTGAACAAACGGAACTGAATCACTGCTTGAAACGACCTTAATTTCTCAGTTGGGTTGAGCTCTAAGTCAGTGGCCAGCGAACAAGTGATTTGTTTGCAAATTATATCTTTATTCAACTAAATTCTCAGCTCACTGGCTTATCCTTCTCCAACGACTGGCGAAGAAATTAGTCTGGCACGTTCCAGAAAACCTATTTGTTACACTTCACTTTTGTaggaataaaacaaaaggcGTTATAACTTGTTAATTAGTGACCGTTACAGATGCTAGAAGGCACATTTTGTAAAGATTTGGACGGAGCCAGGTTAGCTGTTAGCctttgctaagctaagctaagctaaccggcttgCTGGCGGctcaaaatgccaaactattcCATTAAAATTGTTCCATGAATGTCAGCCAAATGTCTTTAGGtttcaacataaaacatcttACTTTCCTCTCCAACCAACCATCAGAAAActgtcatcatttcatttccatttagCATGGCTAACGCTGCGCAGTAGTGTAGCGCAAATCATCTTTCCAAAGCTCCAACACCATATGGAGTCTTGACAGGACTTGTAACTTCTCCTGCAGATACAGCATTGATTCAGGGATCATTGAGCCAGAAAGACAGtttatgtgaaaaaaaaaaagaagaaaagtcagaCAGAATGAAGCTGTATGAGCTGCTCTAAAATAACACCCAATCCTGAcaaatgcacataaacacagtaggccTATGATACACATAGAAAAACTCACCGTCCTTGATGCCACATCATTTTCCATTAGGAGCTTTCTGTCCAATTaaggaacatttttatttttttttgtgggaGTTTCGGGGCCCACAAAGAAGATAGAGGACAACATTTGGACTTGTTCTCCACAGataactgtttttgtttctgagaGTTTCTGAGACTTTCTTCCACTAATGAGGGCTGGGAATTCTTTAGCATCACCAAAGGCATCAATTGCAGAGGAATTTCATGGCCACTTTAATATCTGTGCTGTCAGATGATGTTCTCAGTTTAGTTTTAGATATGTGAACGTTtcccacaataacaaaaaaaaaaaaaaaacggcaCTATGAATTTCCTTTTGCTACTATCTCATGTTatcttaaataatgtaataatcctTGACACTACAATACCCCGGGCCTCTTTCGGATACATTTTTGTAATCTAAATCTCTCCTCAGGTCTTATCACTCCTAATTTAGTGGCTACATAATGTACTAGCTGAGAAAAAGCTAACAGAGCTGCTGAGCCTAGAAGGAATAAAAGCACCATCTCCAACtggacttttaaagacattaaggTCAGACAATGGTCATCTTCAGCAATCCAGCAGACTTAAGAGGAATCCCAAGAGCCTGAGGATGTGCATTAAACTTTGGGCATGCACTAGTCTTCTCATGACTATGACCTAAGGGTGCTATTAACATTCATCTTATGAAGCATTTCCTATCCGCTCCGACACAGCAAGCCTCGTCAGGCTACTCCCTTGCTCAATCCATCATCAACATTGCTGCAGCAAGTACAAAGGCCAAGCTTCACTAATTCCTTTTCATCTTTTAATAGCTTTTATGTTCAATAATTCCACACAGTTTAGTGTCATTCCACTGTTAGAATACAATTCAGTTATtacctgaagaagaaaaaacatccaatgtgtttcccccccccccccctacccccATTCTAGGTGGATGTACTGAAGGCGGATATGGAGAGCGCAGAGTGGAAGATTCTGGAGAATTTGGTCCTGGAAGGAGTTCTAGACTCAGTGGGTCAGCTGTTGTTGGAGGTTCACCTGCACTGGGCCGGCTTTGAAGTGGCCGGCGATGACCCATCCGTGGTGCGGTACTGGTTCAGCCTGCTCAGGGAGCTCGAGCACGCCAACTTCCGCCTCTTCCACGTCCACCGCGACATGACAAAACCTCACCTCTTCCTGCATAAGAATGTCCTCAACGCCAGCAGCGTTTACACCCTCAGCTGGGTGAACACAGAGTGGAAGCCTTGAGGGAACTCAGTGACcgtaccaaaaaaaaaaaaaaaaacttatctTGGCTGGAACAACTTCTGAATTGAAATGTACAAGTTTATGTAACATTGAGTTTTAAGTCTGTGCACAAATTCTTGCTAGAGCACGGCTGTTCCCCAACAGACCGCTCTCATCTGGCTTGACCTTTTTTGGAGAGCTGAAATCCCTGCTCCTACTtatcctcctgctcttcctctcctggCCTGTATTGACCTCAGTCGTGTAGAGGGGCAGAGTAATTGCCCCGTGTTCTACCTCATGGTGGCAGTGTTTTTGGCTGCAGGTCAGCCCGAGTCACAGTCACTTCTGTCATCACGGTCCTATCGGAGCTTGGCTCATGGACAGCAGTCCCGCGTGATATAAGACAACCTTTCCAGATTACAAATGTCTGCACAGGCCCACAGTCCGCTCAATAGAACATGAATTAAAGGAAATGGATACATGATGTTATTGTGTTGCATTGACAGTAAGTGAATATTTGTGGGAGGCAATCGGAGCTGCTTACACACAAAGAATGAGAAGAGGAATGTGGGTAATAAAAAGGTGAAGCGATGGGATCTGCTCCGAACGAACAGATCCTTCCCTGCAGTTGAACACTGATGTGATTTTATCTcgaacacaaaacacaacaataatgtGAAGAACGTCAGTGATGTCTCTAGATTTGTTCAGTGCGATTGTTTGAATGAGgatgtgtgggcgtgtgtgggAAAGACAAAAGAATATAGATGAACTCcaatcattattatttgttttacatattgCAGTTTCCTGggttagaataaaaaaatgcttttaaagaTCCACACAAAgaagcattgtgtgtgtgactgtcagTTATTTTCTTCCTTCAGATTACGTCTGGTGTTTAACAGGCCTCACTCCACTATCTCTACTGCACCAGAACTACACCAACAAGCTTCATCTGAAAACATAGCACTGGGCTGACAACCCAAAACAAAATGAACCACTTTCAGAAACAACCCACTTGATGCAGttcaataaagaaaaggaaaaaattaTTAAGATGTCTCCTCATGATTTGGTGTTGAATTATGGACGAAGAATCACTTTCTCCAAGGAACCAATGCTTCACTTTCTTTAGAGGACAAATTTACAGAATGTTTATTTCCACAATAGGGATGGTAATACAATTGAAAATGAGTAAGAGTTACCATGCATTACAAAAAGGTATACTACATAGAACAttgcaaataaaaataacaaaaaaaataccTAGAAAATGCCATGGTTCACCTCTAATATGCCATACGCAGtagaaagtatttttaaaagtatGCCTTGTGGTCATCTTTGTACAGATAATACATCATTTGAACTCTCACAACTTGATACAAAAATACCCTGCTACAATGAGACTGGATACCAGTCCTGTGGCTTTCTCTTACGGGGATTTCTCAAAGATCCATGGGCCAGATCTAGTCCCAGAGTTTGATTTGTCCATCCCAACCGCAGGTGATAACCTTGGAGGTTTCATGGGGATGCCATAGTGCGCTGATGCACACCTTGTCGTGAGCCTTGATCCTGTGGTAAAGCTTGGTGGTCTTCCAATCCCAAATGTTCAGCTTTCCATCTGCATCTCCTGACACCACATagctggaagagagagagagagaggaaggaacgATTAGCACTCTGCTAAAAGTTatttctgtctctacatcaCCTGCCAAAGGGTGGGAGCCTGATTTATTGGCATTTAGTCTAGCCAGGAGTTGCATCGTTGCTATGGATACTGAAAGGAGGTTAGGGCACCTACTCACACACGTGGGTAGTGGAGGGTGAGAAGAGTAGATACACTACTTTTAAATGAGTGTTTTGGCTAAATTTAGGGAGCTGGACTGTCCTAGTTAGCTCTCCTTGTGGAACTCATACATTAGATAATATGAAATGTCCACAGCTCTTCAACTGGAggcattttaaaaaaggacagTGGGCGAGCTGAGTATCCGAATATACCGAGCATCTGTACAATGCTGCGTTTTAACCTGTTCATTTACTGAAATAAAGTTCTAACCCTCTGAATCACTGCTTTCCATTTCTCTGGTATATTTTCCTTAatcagttaaaaaataaataactattataaacTATTAAATAAAGCTGTGAGAATCTCAGCTGCCTTATACTCTCCTTCATCAGAACATTGcataacaaagaaaagcttACCTCATGTCTGGGGAGAAGTCCACTTGGCAGGCATAGCCAGCCACCATGTGACCTTTGAAGACTTTCTTCTTGTTCAGTCTGAAGCGGTTTTGGGCTCCAAAGATCAGAATCTGGTTGTCCATAGACTGACACGCTAGCCATTTACCTGGAGTTAAAAACAAGCAAAGATCATGATGCTACCAGCTGGTCTGGTATAGCAGTAGTAATTTCAATATGCAAACATATCTGAGCTTTAAAAGCTGTCACAACGAGTTTAGAAGTGAAGACGCTTGCTATGTTGTCTCATTAGCATGATTCTGTACAGCCAAATGTTTAACACCAAGCCATTTTGAAATGATGATGCTGCCTGCCGCTGCTTTTACCGCTAAAACCTGTAACTACTCTGATCAAGTCGACTCAAATCTCTCTAAAAAAGGTAAATGGTGGAAATATGTCATataaaagaagaacagaaatCCAAACAAAACCCAAAAATGTGGTCATTTGAGTTTGAGTGGGTGACACTCATGAACTCATCATTCTCCCATgattaaaatgaaaagttaatttattcatttaggagaaaaaaaaggcttttcatCAGTGACTGCTCAGCTGAGATCTCAGTGCAATTCAGGTTCAGCCTCAAAGTCACTACGCGGTGTCGGAGCATTACACGACTCACTGCACCGCTTGAAAGGAAACATGAGGGAAATTATTAATATGGTATGAGAAAGAGATCTAGTGTTGGCGTGCGTCCTTTTCTTACATCCTCCCTcacaaaacagaaatgaaaaagacaCTACTGTGCACAAATGTCAAACGCAATACATGCAGAAGAATTGAGAACAACTTGGCCGATTTCAGCGGCGTACTCGGGCTCTCTCTCAggaggaaacagaagagaggATGTGGATGCAGTGCcaaagggtggggggggggggggggggctgggtgCCATTTAGACGCGAGAGAAAACTGAATGGTCTCCCACTGAGaacacattcattattcacacgCTCAAGAGAAACAAACCATGTTGGCACAAATGAGAACGCTGCTGCCCTAAGCAAAGGGAGAGACGAGGGAGCGGATGAAAGGGAGAAATCAAAGTaggcagagagggaaaggaacAGACGAGGAAAGAAGAGCAGAGTTTGATGGGAGCTGGAGCTGATGGGAGTGCAAAAGGGAATCCCTGAATTAAAAAAACGGAAGCGTTTCCATTCGAAGAGTAATTCATTCTGGTATTATTCTAGGTGTGCGCTGCTGCACAGAATGTGGCTACTGAGCCAGTCAGTGGCTTCTTTACATCTGTGGAAACTAGTAGCAGGTTCATCCTACTCTCCCCACTGTGTCGTGGAATACGTCACGTATCTTTGCCCCAAACCTGATCTGAGAACTTTAGTCCAGCAGCACAGTGCACACAGGAAGCCTACATTACATAAATGAGTCATTTGAAGTAATAGTTTGACTTTTGGAAAATATGCTACCTTTTGATAGAACCATATTTCTTGTACAGATTTACATCCATCTACTCGTGAAACTCGCTCTCTGAATAAGCGCATCATCAACAATGTAGAACTATTCgatttaacatattttatacaACGTCTAACAGAGAAatttcaataacaaaacaactgtttttttccccttcaaACTGCAGCTTCTGTCTCACCTCTCGGCGACATGTCATTCATTGAAACGGCTGTGCGCTTTACAGTTCCCTTCCTCCCAATACTGCGCTAGAAGGAgactttgtattgttttaatagAGCTCAATGGACTGTTTGTGACAGCTGCAGACTaagagcaaacaaacacagcgtCGGAGATGGATCAGGCTTCATGCAGTGGATGGGTATCCATCACAAAAGGCCCGATCTCGACGACTGGACCTggacatcctcacacacacaacttagATGACACTGAGCCTGCCATGTTTAATTCTTTTAAACAATAGCACTGGAAGGTATGAATTATATTCAATCTGGCAATATGGGTTTATGCTCCCCAGAGTCCTCTGTACCGTGTGCCTGACTGTGTCTGTGCGAGTGTTTTGCCATAATTTGACTGCTCACCGTTGGGAGAGAGTGTCACAGCTGGCATCGAGTGCATACTGGGCTCGGCGATGTACTTGAAGTCCACGGGGATgtccctaaaataaaataaaaaaaagaaggcacAAAGCATTGTTAGTGCACTTGAAGTTGGGTTAAACAGGATGAGAGAGCAACCTGAGCAGCCCTGAAGCAAGaactcaaaagaaaaacattgactGAGCCGCAGGTTCTTTACTTCAGACGTTTAATGCCGCCTCTAAATGTTTGttactgaaaagaaacctgCTCTGGTGAAAAACAAGGCAGGATGACTTTTACAGCTAACAGTGTGTAAACAACTCTGCTCGGCCTCTCGGCCTCTCTGCTTTGGGGGAAGATAGGAAACTTGGCTAGTTTAACTTAAGTGTTCTGCAAAAGATCATTCAAGTCTACAGTGCGTTCAACTCTTAAAACGGTGGGTGTTTGCATCAAGTTAAGtacccttcccccccccccccccatcttgtGATCTGCCTAAACTAAAGCCATGTCTCTGTGTGAGATGAGTAACAGCTGGAGCAAAGTGATTGCACCGggttcactcacacacacacacacacacacacacacacacacacacacacacacacgggttaAATGAGAAATGCTTGTACacgtaaaaacacacaattcacgCACGCAAGCTAAACTCGGAAAAGACAACAAAGCCATCAGCTCTCTTCTTCTGAGCTCCAGAAATAACCCGTGTGAACGTTCTGTTGTCTGGAGAGCGACGGTAGAGGAAGAAAGGCAAACAATCTGCACTCTGGGGACATTCATGAATAATAGATGattgattgttgttgtttacgGTGTTTCACGACAGTCAAGATCAGGGACCATgaccaaaacagaaaacagcatttgtgtatattttataCGTGTTAGGCATAATATCGGCGGCGAGGTTAAGTTGTGTAATACACCTGCAGGAAAAATGTCGAAGACTGAAAACAAATCTCTGAGCTTCTCTTGAGATGAAACATCTTTGTTTGTAACCTGGAACTAATGTGAAAAGACTTTACAAAACAGAATGACTCTTGACAAAAGAGTAAATTAACGATTGCCACACTTCTGCTTTGGTATGGTCTTTACTAGCTgacaaatatttacataatgttacattttactttacaggctttttgaaaattattatatattttttattaaaaaaggtcAGGACCAAGATAAAAGTTGGATAGCACAGCAGTTCACTATCCGACGTGTGCGATTCCAACTGTCCTTCACTCCGTCTCTACCATTTTTacagccccccccccatccatcATCATCACAAATGTCCCACCAATCTTTATGATCAAGAGCTAATTCTCCATTTGGGCACAGTGCAGCACATTTCATATTGATTGTAATCCTCCTTCCAACACGTACACCAACTCTCCGCTCCCTGATGATAAACCTCTGCTGCAGATAAAGTAGTCTCCCCAGAAAACGTGCGAGTACGCGTGTGAAAAAATGAGAATGGAATTTGCATTACGAGCAGGCGTTTGCGCCGTGTTGTGAATGACTTGTAGATTTCGCTAACCTTACAATCTTTTCTAAGTATCCGCCGTCGCCTCACCCCGTCCCTCTCAGCGAgacagctctggtgaattcagCCTAATGCTGCCATGTAGCAGCTCTCACAAGAGGGGTTAGCTAAAGCTGAGAGCCAGGTGGTATCCGTGGGAGAAAGAGGGACAATAAAGCCACTCTTTGGCCGAGCACAACACTTGCCCGTTCGCTCCCACGCTGcactaaaaaaaaaggttcatgAGAGACACCCCCCTTCCTAAACAAGAGCACAAAGTAGACTCTTGGGATATGGCTCTTTTGCTTCATGTTGTTCTGTcgacattttattttgtccttGAAAAATCAGGCTTAAAGAgttagtgaaaaacaaagcattttttCACTAGTTAATcttcgtcacacacacacacacacacacacacacacacacacacacacacacacacacacacacacacacacacacacacacacacacacacacacacacacacacacacacacacacacacacacacacacacacacacacacacacacacacacacagaggagctgggaagataaaagaaaaagaaaccctACACAAATGTTTGCCCTTGAATAAAATCTGGAATTATCAGctggttattaaatatttatcatcTTCAAGCAAAAAGTACCAGAGTGTGTTTATCACCACAGGACCCCTGGTTAATGAAACGGTGTCTGCAGCGGGACATGTAATGgcaaaatctaaaaatatataagatTGTGGGAAACACGAGTGAACATGGATATGTACTAAagtgcatgttgtgtttttgcaatTTCAAAAAGGACATTAAAAGACGaatcatttgttttaaacttCATCTGATCTGCAACGCTCGTCTGCCTTCCGATAATTTAATTTGTGGAACCGTTTCAAAATGCTTATTAAAATATACAATTGGCAACAGGGGATATGCTCACAGGGGTTACTGCCGGAGCATTGGTAATGTGCAGTGCTAGCTCcagggggagaaagaaaagaaactccCAGTGCAACAGATGCAAGTGAAGCAGGCACATCGTGGCAGAGGCCATGACTCAGAGCAGATTAGCAGCACAGCTGGGTGAGCTTTGTCTGAGATAGGGTTGTCGAGGTTTGTTGAAGTCTCCTCCTCTTATGAACGACTAATGAAAGGAGCTCAAAGGGCGTATTGAGAAGGCAGCATGATACACTGATGAtatagtgtttgtttttccaaatgTTCTTTTCCAGAGACTTCTTGTTGCGGAGGTTAGATAAAACACAAAGGCCCTACCACGTCTTCTGCATTTTCACATGTCAAGTCACACTAAACGCCCTCTTCTCAACAACTCTTGATATTTTTCATCAGaaattgaatttcttttttttttttaaggacaGATTTccttaaataattattcaaacataaataaataagacacaTTTCCATCTCTCCTAAAAACTAATCATGTGCAAATTAAATTCATCAAATTTagtgaaacactgtttttaatgctaaaatattaaattaaatttttaaaggtttttcaAAGATTGGAAACCACTGCAACCACGAGAGGTCCTTGAGCACAGACTCATAAGTATGCACAAGTAGTATGCAAGATTAGCTGTggatagatacacacacagacacgacCAAACTCATTAATATCATCTGACAGACAACGCTGAGggctaaaaaaagaaaccacaGCACTTCCCAAGCTGTCATCGTGACACACCGGCAGGGCAAACATATTAAGTTGTTCACAGGCTCATAAAGgcaagaaagaaaggagagggcGAGACGGTGACGAGTCAGAAGAATCATTTATAGAAAACCTGAGCCATTTCTGATTCTTAACAACTTATTGAGTTAATGAACACAAACTATGGTGAAAATATATGACCgctttatgtttttcatttgaattaaaaggATCTTTTAACTTTTTGAAGAGGCTATTTTCAAGGTTTTCCAGATTTCTCCCCCCTCCAAATTCAACCACTTCAAGCACCTTGTGTGAACCCTGATTTTGAGGCTGTACTTACCACTCCCAAACTCGAAGACTCTTGTCGTCCGACGTGCTCACAAACCGGCGGTTCTCATCAACAAAGGTGATGGTGTTGACGGCTCCCAGGTGACGGTCGTACTCCTGAACCACCTCACCTGTCCTGATGTCCCACTGacaaagagacaagagagaagtTAAACACATGTATCTATGACAAGTTCAAACTAAAGTGAAGTGGAACGCTCATGCCGattaccaaaacaaacaacattagaGAAAGACATATAGCGGGGCTGTGGGAGACTCACTGAGGAGCAGTTTTAAATTGTGCTGATGCAGTGAAAAGGCTTAACGTCAGTCTTGTAATGACAGCGATAAGCTATTaaaccggggggggggggggggggggggtcagtcaTTATAACcaaattaaaatggaagaaaagacAATTGCATAGGAACGGCCTCCAGGCAACAAACAAAGAGGACGCATTTCTGtccaaacacattttacatccAATTCCAATTctggtcttttc
It encodes:
- the mettl24 gene encoding methyltransferase-like protein 24 isoform X2, with the protein product MESARPPRLGVDDRSLERSLSRAGCEIHCFDPSLKQPHMQQAEMWLHRLSIDWRDPNPAFAAQRQYANTKKLATILNDFGHREVDVLKADMESAEWKILENLVLEGVLDSVGQLLLEVHLHWAGFEVAGDDPSVVRYWFSLLRELEHANFRLFHVHRDMTKPHLFLHKNVLNASSVYTLSWVNTEWKP